A part of Salvelinus namaycush isolate Seneca unplaced genomic scaffold, SaNama_1.0 Scaffold1780, whole genome shotgun sequence genomic DNA contains:
- the LOC120037622 gene encoding calmegin-like, giving the protein MRSFRAVGLELWSMTSEIYFDNFIITSYKEVADRWAGDSWGLKKLVASANEPGVFSQLTMAAEERPWLWVVYILTVGLPVGLTVLFCWPKKSDDDYVYKKVDPPKPDVEEEEEDEDEDEEEEEEEKGDQAAEAKATESPKPAEVKKEKAEEESGAAGGDSVEDEEDDEEEEEDEGEEEEETKSNEAASDDVGAEQKKEADEGGHSVGDGHKQAVRKRRVRKD; this is encoded by the exons ATGAGGTCATTCAGGGCCGTGGGGCTGGAGCTCTGGTCGATGACGTCAGAGATCTACTTCGATAACTTCATCATCACTTCCTATAAAGAGGTGGCCGATCGCTGGGCTGGAGACAGCTGGGGACTCAAGAAACTGGTGGCTAGTGCCAACGAG ccgGGTGTGTTTTCCCAGTTGACCATGGCAGCAGAGGAGAGACCGTGGCTCTGGGTGGTCTACATACTGACTGTTGGTCTGCCCGTAGGACTGACTGTGTTATTCTGCTGGCCCAAG AAATCAGATGATGACTATGTGTACAAGAAGGTGGACCCGCCTAAACCCGatgtagaagaggaggaggaagatgaggatgaagatgaggaggaggaagaagaggagaagggagacCAAGCAGCTGAGGCCAAAGCTACTGAGAGTCCAAAACCTGCAG AAGTGAAGAAAGAGAAGGcggaggaggagagtggggcaGCTGGAGGGGACAGCGTAGAAGATGAAGAagacgatgaggaggaggaggaggatgaaggagaggaggaagaagagaccaAGTCCAATGAGGCAGCATCGGATGATGTCGGTGCTGAG CAGAAGAAGGAGGCGGACGAGGGGGGCCACAGCGTTGGCGACGGACACAAACAGGccgtgaggaagaggagggtacGGAAAGACTGA
- the LOC120037621 gene encoding short coiled-coil protein B isoform X2, producing the protein MEAELEEEDGSFTNISLADDRPTVDRGSAVLHTKQDNEDFTMNCDMDDMENQVEMEEKTRLINQVLELQHTLEDLSARVDAVKEENLKLKSENQVLGQYIENLMSASSVFQTTDNKSKRK; encoded by the exons ATGGAAGCAGAGCTGGAAGAAGAGGACGGGAGTTTCACTAACATCTCCCTCGCCGATGACAGACCTACAG TGGACAGAGGAAGTGCAGTCCTGCATACCAAACAGGACAACGAGGACTTCACCATGAACTGCGACATGGATG ACATGGAGAACCaggtagagatggaggagaagacgAGGCTTATCAACCAGGTGCTGGAGCTACAACACACACTGGAAG ACCTGTCAGCACGTGTGGATGCGGTCAAAGAGGAGAACCTGAAGTTGAAGTCGGAGAACCAGGTTCTAGGCCAGTACATCGAGAACCTCATGTCGGCCTCCAGCGTGTTCCAAACCACCGACAACAAGAGCAAACGGAAGTAA
- the LOC120037621 gene encoding short coiled-coil protein B isoform X3, with product MNCDMDGDMENQVEMEEKTRLINQVLELQHTLEDLSARVDAVKEENLKLKSENQVLGQYIENLMSASSVFQTTDNKSKRK from the exons ATGAACTGCGACATGGATG GAGACATGGAGAACCaggtagagatggaggagaagacgAGGCTTATCAACCAGGTGCTGGAGCTACAACACACACTGGAAG ACCTGTCAGCACGTGTGGATGCGGTCAAAGAGGAGAACCTGAAGTTGAAGTCGGAGAACCAGGTTCTAGGCCAGTACATCGAGAACCTCATGTCGGCCTCCAGCGTGTTCCAAACCACCGACAACAAGAGCAAACGGAAGTAA
- the LOC120037621 gene encoding short coiled-coil protein B isoform X4 → MNCDMDDMENQVEMEEKTRLINQVLELQHTLEDLSARVDAVKEENLKLKSENQVLGQYIENLMSASSVFQTTDNKSKRK, encoded by the exons ATGAACTGCGACATGGATG ACATGGAGAACCaggtagagatggaggagaagacgAGGCTTATCAACCAGGTGCTGGAGCTACAACACACACTGGAAG ACCTGTCAGCACGTGTGGATGCGGTCAAAGAGGAGAACCTGAAGTTGAAGTCGGAGAACCAGGTTCTAGGCCAGTACATCGAGAACCTCATGTCGGCCTCCAGCGTGTTCCAAACCACCGACAACAAGAGCAAACGGAAGTAA
- the LOC120037621 gene encoding short coiled-coil protein B isoform X1, with product MEAELEEEDGSFTNISLADDRPTVDRGSAVLHTKQDNEDFTMNCDMDGDMENQVEMEEKTRLINQVLELQHTLEDLSARVDAVKEENLKLKSENQVLGQYIENLMSASSVFQTTDNKSKRK from the exons ATGGAAGCAGAGCTGGAAGAAGAGGACGGGAGTTTCACTAACATCTCCCTCGCCGATGACAGACCTACAG TGGACAGAGGAAGTGCAGTCCTGCATACCAAACAGGACAACGAGGACTTCACCATGAACTGCGACATGGATG GAGACATGGAGAACCaggtagagatggaggagaagacgAGGCTTATCAACCAGGTGCTGGAGCTACAACACACACTGGAAG ACCTGTCAGCACGTGTGGATGCGGTCAAAGAGGAGAACCTGAAGTTGAAGTCGGAGAACCAGGTTCTAGGCCAGTACATCGAGAACCTCATGTCGGCCTCCAGCGTGTTCCAAACCACCGACAACAAGAGCAAACGGAAGTAA